One Siniperca chuatsi isolate FFG_IHB_CAS linkage group LG1, ASM2008510v1, whole genome shotgun sequence genomic window, ACTGATGCACTGATGTAACCAATAAATGAATACTTCCAGTGACTCAAAATATTGTGCACCCAATTCCTTGTGAAGATTCCAGGGTGTCCAACAATGCCACATATAATGTCACGTAAATAGCATGGAATTTGTACACAATGATATACATCTAATTAGAGACCCAGCCATTTGTGGATGAGTTGTTTGAAGCTGTTAACAACAAAAGCTACCTCCTGCGGCCAGAGCAACCATCTTCTCTAGTCAAAGTTGAGAAAGATGAGCAGAAAAAAGATGAGGTAATCCTCTTATAATGTCAAGAATAGCTGACTGAAGTTCCTGAATACTGTAGTTCCATCACATGTGCACTTAATAGTACCAAACAATGTGGAAGACCCCTCATGTCAGTGGCCATTTTAgataaacaacatttatttgaagttacttttttctttgttcagacAAATCGAGAAGAAGAACGGCAAGAAATTTTCTCGGCGAGTGAATCACAGCCCCCCGTAATCAAGCTCCCGCTACAGCAGAGATGGCAGGTGTGTGCAACTGCCTGTTTccactttttcttttaacttgtATTTACATTCACTAATTATCATGTCTCTGTTTACCCAAATTATTAGGAGAGGAGATGATCGTAAGAGAGACGACCGCTCCAGGAAGAGGGATTATGACCGCAACCCTCCAGGGAGGGACTCATACCGCGATCGCTACAATCGCAGGAGAGGCCGCAGTCGCAGTTACAGTCGTAGCCGCAGCCGGAGTTGGAGCAAGGATCGCACCCGAGACCGCgacagagagagggatagagatagagacagggacagagataGAGATCGAGATCACAGCAGGAGCCAGTCACACAGCAGAACTTAGAACtgaggtcactaaactggacattgagcataacatctccgccataattaataataattgtgcaatattctgtgtactactcccgtgcaatattagttttcccatgttagtttgtcttatttattgttattgatattatatacctctattactctcgacagcacatgcacctccgcttattactattacttattacatatttggttacattgtattttatactgtactttcatcatcaaccagtaaatccacttggtactcgacacttagtttatcttatacttataccgacctgatacttaatttattttctgacctgttttatagtgtttatagtgtatcatatcgttttctagtactttctcctgtatgcactgacgtaaaggcaagctactgtaacaaagagtttccctacgggatccataaaatatttctgattctgattagatAATACATCTATATCATGTAATGACACTCatgtatttctgatttaaatatttcacttatCAGTCTGATAGAAGCAGATAGTGTATATGTTGTAAATGACAGTACTGTAGGACTAAAGGTTataaatctatctatctttgAGCTGCTTAAGAGGAAAGTTAACAGTTATGGTTCCAAAGATCTCATGGTTTCCAGCTTTCTCCCAAAGGACCTGGGCCCCGTTTCTCAAAAGCATTTTAAGGCTAAGTTGATCTTAGCTCATAGACTTACAATGGGACTAAGATAATCTTAGTCTTAAAATGCTTTTGGAAAACGAGCCCTGAAATGATCTTGTGCATTCAATGTACTGGTTAACATcttgaattgaataaaaaacactgataaaaacaaaacaaaaatgtatataattaactttgatttcttcttcttattgGTGCATGTTTatctttgcatttttatgtgACCCCTTGCTCTATAGCTTGGGCTGCAGTGAAAATACAGCCCTTTCCTAAATGACTCAGTCAACCAAATGTCGTGCATAGCTGTAAATGAAAAGGAATTTCGGTTCATTGTTGTTGTGTACTCAGTAAGTTTCTGATTACAAATTAGTACTGGCTTGGGGTGATGTGGGCTACTATAAATACACTTTGGGGTGATGTTGGCCACTATAAATAAACTGTCTTCTGACTATGCCTGTGTACAGTGGTACAGACAGTATGCTAGAAATATGCTGTACATCTCCCTCTCGCGATATTTTTCCAACGAGAACACAAGCGGAAGTAAATAATCACCATGGCATGTTAGCTAGTGAGAGAGGATAAAGTAGCAAGTTAAGCGTGGGTGCGCCTTAGGTTTGACGGATAAAAATCATTTACAACCTTCAGAGTCAGTTGGTCGAACGTTAAAATATAATAGAGTTGCCCCGTCTGCATTTCCATTATAAATGCATTACGAGAGTTGAGGAGTCGTGCAGCACGTTTGGGGCCTTCTAAACCGTCTCTGGACGTATGCTAAcgtagctaacttagctaacgttaacgcgGCACCACATATTAGCCAAAGACCACAGAAGTGGCTAGTTTCACCAGCTAATGTCTGCTATCCTTTTAAACAGATAAGTAACGTCACCCCAGCTTGCGTTAACTCTGGCCGTGGTGAAGGGAAAGTTTGACTGGATCTAAAATGATCATTGAAAACCTTGATGCCTTGAAAACATGGCTGTCTGATACCCTCGAGCCCATGTAAGTAATGTTAACATAGCTATTAGCAACACAGCTGTCCTCACAACTTCGCTTCAGTCATTCTAGCTCAGTTTGAGTTAcacaagctaatgttagttcAAACTAACACACATGCTACCCAGTGCAAGAGTGTAATTAATTACCGATAACGTTGTATTTTCTAGGCTATTTATCCAcgcatttatttattatttattgcgGTGTTCGTGTgtcttatgtttttttcttcacaatTCCAGCTGTGATGCCGACCCTTCTGCCCTCGCCAAGTATGTTGTTGCTTTGGTGAAgaaagacaaaactgaaaagGAACTTAAAGCCTTGTGTATAGACCAGTTGGATGTATTTCTTCAGAAAGGTAATTAATCCCCCTGCTTTATGAAAGCTTTACTTTGCGAGCCCTGTTTCATTAATTATGTGAACCAGCTTGTGTTATGGTTTATCTGTGTATTCAAATATTATCTTTAATATGCACTATTACCTTCTTTCAGAGACCCAGCCATTTGTGGATAAGCTGTTTGAAGCTGTTAACAACAAAAGCTACCTCCCGCAGCCAGAGCAACCATCTTCTCTAGTCAAAGTTGAGAAAGATGAGCAGAAAAAAGATGAGGTAATCCTCTTATAATGTCAAGAATAGCTGACTGAAGTTCCTGAATACTGTAGTTCCATCACATGTGCACTTAATAGTACCAAACAATGTGGAAGACCTCTCATGTCAGTGGCCATTTTAGATAAACAACATCTAtttgaagttatttttttctttgttcagacAAATCGAGAAGAAGAACGGGACAAGAAATTTTCTCGGCGAGTGAATCACAGCCCCCCGCAATCAAGCTCCCGCTACAGCAGAGATGGCAGGTGTGTGCAACTGCCTGTTTccactttttcttttaacttgtATTTACATTCACTAATTATCATGTCTCTGTTTACCCAAATTATTAGGAGAGGAGATGATCGTAAGAGAGACGACCGCTCCAGGAAGAGGGATTATGACCGCAACCCTCCAAGGAGGGACTCATACCGTGATCGCTACAATCGCAGGAGAGGCCGCAGTCGCAGTTACAGTCGTAGCCGCAGCCGGAGTTGGAGCAAGGATCGCACCCGAGACCGCgacagagagagggatagagatagagacagggacagagataGAGATCGAGATCGCAGCAGGAGCCGGTCACACAGCAGAACTCGGTCTAGAAGCAGGAGTAGAGGTAAGTACCTGATTTATGTATCTAAAATGATCTAAGGCAATCTACACATGTTTTGTAAACTCAAAGATCTCATGGTTTCCAGATATGTGTTTGTCTAATTTAATATAGGGTGTATTGGGTTTTCTTCTGCATTAATTTAACTGTTCTTGTGTatgaataatataattttttttttagaattaatTACCGTATATTATGTTGTATCAGCATTGAGCCAAGCATTTGGAACTGACACATCCCAACAGTGATAGCAACGCAGACAGCTGATTATAAGTAGACAACATAGACAAACGATGACTAGATATAAAGGAATGGATCAACCAAGGATAAAAACCATGGAAACAAGATTTACAATTTTGTAATGTGCAAGCAAGTCTAGTTTCTCACAGGTATACATGCCACAATGACAGTTAATTTACTATAATACATGGACATTCTTGTCTATTCGCAGAACGAGAGCCTGGAAAATTGAAGTATGATCATGATCGAGTGGACAGGTCAGAGAGTGGTGATGGTTATACTCCAGCAGCCCTGGTCTCCACTGCAACCACTTCACACTTCCCTGTGCCAACACTGAGCAGCACCATTACAGTTATTGCCCCCACACATCATCATAGCAACAACACCACAGAGAGTTGGTCAGACTTCCGCCCTGGGCACCCTGTGGATCGTGCCCTTTTTAGTAGGGGGCCACCCCCTCAACAGAGGAAGCGATGCCGTGACTATGATGGTAAGGAAAGCTGattgaacttttttttccattgaaAGTGTGTACattggttgtttttaaaaattattattgttgtagTTCTGCGAGTTTGATGTTCTACATGTCTGCTCTCTTTTCCAGAAAAGGGCTTCTGCATGAGAGGGGACATGTGTCCTTTTGACCATGGAAGTGACCCAGTTGTAGTGGAAGATGTCAATTTGCCCAGTATGCTTCCCTTCCAACCTCCACCAATCCCAGGTGTGGACCCACCACCGCCCCCAGgcctcccaccaccaccacctctcaTGAACCCCCCACCTGTGAACCTACGGCCCCCTGTGCCCCCACCAGGTGCCCTCCCACCCAGCCTTCCACCTGTTGCAGGTAGGAATTCAGACATTTTTCTGAAAATCGAGGGGGGGTTTCACTGTGTAGTGCCTGATAGTTAATAACTAACATTTTTCGAATGTTTTTTTAGGATGGATTGTCAAACTTTTTATGATTTGTTGTGTtactataaatattttattccgAATGGGATTAAATATAAGAGCACCCCGGAGTGGATGTGAACAATTAATCTGCTTTTCCACCACAACACTTTCAGTATAGTACCTTTGAAACCCATACCTAACTCGTACCTACACATACCTAGACCCTAGATTGGTTTTGGTGGGGTTGTTACCAGGACTTTGGTACTTTTCCAGCAGTTTGGAAACAACAGACAAGACATttcttggtcttgagaagctgcagcatttattaacCGTcacactgtaacctacactgtacatttaacaACTTACTCctaaccttttcctctgctctgctccattcACCGTCACTTTCTGCCGCTCGCTCTTTTTCtcgcttctctctctctctcacttgtaTTCAACCACACACTCGCTACACACATGTGGTTGTTTATTAACCTACAACAAGGAGACAACCTTTGTTTGATAAAAGGCTGCAGGTAGCAAGATAAGACTGCAAAAGGAGTGTTTGATAAATCCTACATCACAGCAGAGATGACGAGATCCTCTCTGACCATTCagtggtctgcagtgttttaactccaccttttagTATCGGCTTAGCTCGCTCTGAGCCTCAACAAAGTGGTAATGAAAAAACGTCAAAATAACTGTTCAAATGTATAACGGACTGGGCTGCTTGGTGAAGACAAGGCTTAACAGTTGCATGCATAGAATTTTCAGAATTGCGTTGCTAGGAACAGCCTGCATCCTGTAAGCAGTTGCTATGAGTGAATAGGAAATAAACCCACATagaatgtttatgtttaaaactGTGAAATTGTCTATACAACAAAGCCTATCTGAAAGGTTAATTTAAAAGTATCTTAAAAAACAAGGCAAGAAAATGAGTTACCTACCTGCGTAACAGTTAGAATAACTTGTTCAGCACAGGTCAGATTTACAAAATTGGTTTGACCAGTTAGTATTTTGCTTGAACTTCTCATTCTAGATttagtattttgttttactgtctgaCACAGGCCCCCCTCCTCCGCTTCCTCCACTGCAACCGGCAGGCATGGACGCTCCTCCCAATTCCATCACCAGCTCTGTTCCCACCATTGTCACCTCTGGGATGCGCTCCTCACTTCCCCAGGCCTCACTGCCACTCTTCACCTCCGGTAATGGCTGTGTGTATTTTGAAGTTAcagatttaattttgtttttataaatcacTGTTACTGTACCTTGCCTTGCTGTTTTTATGAGTTAAAAGTGTCCTCTCTCTCCTGACCAGACAACTATGAGACAGATGTGTACAATCCTGAGGCTCCCAGCATCACCAATACCTCTAGGCCGATCTACCGCCACCGGGTCAATGCCCAGAGACCCAACCTGATTGGCCTCACAATGGGAGAGGTGGACCAGCCACAGAGAGGTATTGTTCACATGAACTGAACCATCTGAGCTTTGAATAGATTGTCTTTAAACATGCATGTACTTTCCCTCCTACCATTAGCCTGTTGCTACTTCACAAACAAGGTGAACACCAGTATTTAGTAcatgctactgtatttgtgttttggcCGTCTGTTTAAAAGTCCCTAGAGTTGGGATCTCCTTTTGAGCTGTGTGCTGTAGTTTCATAACTGACATGTCAGTGTTTGTCCCTCACCAGACAAGATTCCAAACAACAGTATGAGGATCGTTATGGAATCTGATTCGAGGAAGAGACCAGTTGTCTCCCATGATGGAGGCCTCCCCCCCAAGAAACCTTGGTTTGACAAGTAAGAAACCtttttaatgtaatataaaaataagtcATAAGCTGCCTTTAAACCCATTGGTTAAGCACATTTGACGTATGTAGATGTATGTTTAATACCATCCTCACTGAATTGTCtaatcatttctcttctctgctcaGACCGAACTTTAACAAACCCAACCACCAGGGCTACCACAAAAGAGCCCCATTCTTTCCTAACACCAAGCTGCTGGTTCGGCAAATTCCCCCCGAGCTTAACAACATCAGCAAACTCAATGAACATTTCAGCAAGTTTGGCACCATCGTCAACCTACAGGTCTGTCCCTATGTAGTGTGATGAAAGTCACAGCTTTGTTGGAAATAGTAgtcaataaaatatgtaattactGTGTAGTGCAATCAGGGATGCAGTACAAAAGGTAATATGTGAACATGAGTGaaattttgtgttgtgttttagatttaatttaatttcttcaaatttggcacaaacatcCACTTTTCAAATGCTTTCATGCACTGGTTTTTGAAGgatcatacagtatacacagttACTGTGAGAGTTTGTGATGTAAGGTGAAAGTTGCATCATAGAGTTGCTCCTGTGTCCATTTGATAACCTATAACCTAACAAGGACGAGGTAAAGTTCAGATAAATCATCTAGTGTTACCTGCAGGATTTACAATATGTGTACCACTGTTAAAATAACTGTCTCACTGcaccatttttatttctttttacaggTGGCCTACCAGAATGACCCAGAGGGGGCACTAATTCAGTTTGCCTCTCCAGATGAGGCCAAGCGGGCTATGCAAAGCACAGAGGCTGTCCTCAACAACCGCTTCATCAGGGTGCACTGGTTTCGTGACGATGGGAGTGATGGACAAGGCCAGGGCCAGTCTCActcacagcagcagcctcagccACAGCCAGCCATGGTAAAAGATAatttaataactaataataaaagATAACTGTCACTCATAACATGTGGTTGTCATGAAAATGTTGGTGAAGCCGTTTAGATGACTGCATCAATCCGAcactattttagtttttaatgctACTGAATCTCATATAATGTTCAAATTGTCACATCACATTGTAAAATGTGACAACAGTGTTTGCACTGTTAAGCATTTTAAGAATGAAACATGAAACGCCACTTTTGCTAAAAAGAAAGTTGGAAAAGAGGGAATGACGGTCtaggtattaaaaaggtcttaaaagtcattaaatttgtacttaacAAATGTGCAGATACCCtggttgatgaggccagctgcagtttgagtaatttttaaataaagcagaTGATACAGAAGCACCTAAAAGTTCACAACTGCAAGAGATCTGGAAGATTAAACATCAGAATTGTTGTCTGACAGTGGCTATTTTAAAATGCACTAATGAATTAATCCAGACATAATGCCTTTGTCGTTCAGGAGCCCTCAGCCACGTCTCTGAAGCAATCTGTCAAAGATCGGCTCGGACCCGTGCTCACTGGGAACTCTGAGCCCTCCCAAGATTCCAGCGTAGCCTCTCAGGTATGTGTGGGTGATGGTGTGCTTTTTCACATAAAAGAAGGTGTGTGTAtaaacaatatgtttttttcccattggTGCAGAATCCTTCTAAAGTGTCAGTGAAGGACCGTTTGGGATTCTCTGCCAAACCAGCATCTCCTGTTGAAAAAGTAAGTGTCCACTCTAGagttaataattttattttggaattTCTCTCCTTTCAAATTACGTAAATGTTACATGCTATCacttttctccccttttcaGGTGTTTTCGACATCCATGGGCCTCACAAAGACCGTATACAATCCAGCTGCTCTGAAGGCAGCCCAAAAAACCTCAGAGGAAGCCCTGAAGAagaaacaggtgagaggagaaattAAGGGAATGAGGGGTGGGGAGTGGAGAGATTCAGAAGTAAGGCTACAACAGAATAATGAAATGGAAAGCAAGAAACTCAGAATCTCATCATAAGAACAGTACCTAATCATTTCCCATAATTCCTTTTACAGGAAGCTCTAAGACTACAGCAGGATgtgaggaagaagaagcaggAAATATTGGAGAAGCACATTGAGACACAGAAGGTGAGATAATCTTGTATATTCTAGTGTCCCTATCGGCTGTGTGCATTTAGATTCTGCAACCTCTctatacaaaatgtaaatgtcagtgtgtgagcTGTGAAAGAGATCTGACTCTTGCGCAAAATGCGGAGTCTCCAAGCCAGTCTTTGTGTAGATTTATCAACGGTGTTTGAAAGCTTTGTGTGGGATCTGTGATTCATTTACTGTGTGATCTTAGTCAAAGGGGTTGAAGATCATGTGTCAACATGGTATATTGTTTATGCCTTTAAAGTGACATGGCAAAAAATTATGAAACGGCTTGTTGAGTAAAATGATCCATATTTTCACCACAATTTTAAATCTTACCCTGTCTCCCATCCTGTGTGACTTCAGGCTGacagtgttgttttgtaatTATTCAAGTACTCTGGTCGAAGCAGCACAAACAATAGTTAAacctgtgattgtgtttttctgcCCTCGTCCTCTGCAGCTCCTGATATCCAAACTTGAGAAGAACAAAGCAATGAAGGCAGAGGATAAAGCCAAGATCATGGAAACTTTGGGCATGTTAACCAAGAGCATCACCAAACTGCAAGAGGAGATAAAGGGAATATCAAGCAGCAACAACCCGCTACGCACAGCCAAGAGCAAGGCCCAGGTCAGTGCAATCCAtgcaacacacagacacccacacacaaaaatctaTTGATTATAAATCTGATAGATTGTGATATTCTTTTGATCTTGATTTGAACTGATGGGTTTTGCTTTTCTACTGGCTTTTGATAGAAAATTGGTTGTACCTCATTCTTGCTGTTTGAATATCTCCTCACCTAGCAAGCAActggattttctgttttccacCTTACACAGTTGTCTTTGACTTATTACTTCTGACTTGCAATGTCGTCTTTCCTGATGTGAATTAATAATATGTTCAGGCACAGAAGGAGCTGCTGGATGCAGAGCTGGACCTGTACAAGAAGACTCAGGC contains:
- the rbm26 gene encoding RNA-binding protein 26, coding for MIIENLDALKTWLSDTLEPICDADPSALAKYVVALVKKDKTEKELKALCIDQLDVFLQKETQPFVDKLFEAVNNKSYLPQPEQPSSLVKVEKDEQKKDETNREEERDKKFSRRVNHSPPQSSSRYSRDGRRGDDRKRDDRSRKRDYDRNPPRRDSYRDRYNRRRGRSRSYSRSRSRSWSKDRTRDRDRERDRDRDRDRDRDRDRSRSRSHSRTRSRSRSREREPGKLKYDHDRVDRSESGDGYTPAALVSTATTSHFPVPTLSSTITVIAPTHHHSNNTTESWSDFRPGHPVDRALFSRGPPPQQRKRCRDYDEKGFCMRGDMCPFDHGSDPVVVEDVNLPSMLPFQPPPIPGVDPPPPPGLPPPPPLMNPPPVNLRPPVPPPGALPPSLPPVAGPPPPLPPLQPAGMDAPPNSITSSVPTIVTSGMRSSLPQASLPLFTSDNYETDVYNPEAPSITNTSRPIYRHRVNAQRPNLIGLTMGEVDQPQRDKIPNNSMRIVMESDSRKRPVVSHDGGLPPKKPWFDKPNFNKPNHQGYHKRAPFFPNTKLLVRQIPPELNNISKLNEHFSKFGTIVNLQVAYQNDPEGALIQFASPDEAKRAMQSTEAVLNNRFIRVHWFRDDGSDGQGQGQSHSQQQPQPQPAMEPSATSLKQSVKDRLGPVLTGNSEPSQDSSVASQNPSKVSVKDRLGFSAKPASPVEKVFSTSMGLTKTVYNPAALKAAQKTSEEALKKKQEALRLQQDVRKKKQEILEKHIETQKLLISKLEKNKAMKAEDKAKIMETLGMLTKSITKLQEEIKGISSSNNPLRTAKSKAQAQKELLDAELDLYKKTQAGEDTALLKIKYTQLQIEAAKRGLLSPGRGRGVHTRGRGAHRARGRGSRGRGRGVPMHAVVDHRPRALEISGFTEADRVDLLPHFAQFGEIEDCQIDENNLSAVITYKTRAEAEQVALHGVRFNNQTLRLAWHKAVTTLSTADADEAEPEDDEYLEESLSDDALLQDDDEDDDDNEPRSWRR